GGCTTCGTCGGGCTCGTGGACGGGAACCTGGTCGCCGTCGACCTGCTCCGTGGTGGGGAGGCCGGAATCCGGGTGGAATGGCGGGCGAACGTCGGCGGGTTGATTAACCACAAACCACTCGCGACCCCGGACGCCGTTTTCGCGTCCGGGGACAACTCCGGCCTGTCGAAGATCGATATCCAGACGGGCGAGCTGCTATGGAAGACCGAGAGGAACGTGGACCGGGTGGTCGCCGTGAACGACGAATTCGTCTACGGCCTGGACCGCACCGGCACGATCCAGTTGTTCGACCGAAAGAAGCCGGGCACCGGTGATTACCGAGTGATCGGTTCGGTCGGCCAACTCTCAATGACCGGGTTCGACGTCAAAGTGATGAACGAGCAAACCGACCGGATTGTGATGGCGGCGAACTCGGGGATCATGGTTTGCCTGCGGGACGCTTCGCCCAAGTACTCGAGGCCGGTAAGAATCGCCGCGCCGGGAAAGCCGGTCGTCAAGAAAGTCGAACCGAAAGACCCGGCCATGATGCCGGAAGACCCCCCCAAGGAAGAGCCCAAGAAGGAAGAGCCGAAAAAGGAAGCGCCCAAGAAGGAAATAAAGAAAGACGAACCCAAGAAGGAAATGAAAAAGGACGACAACTAGCCGAAGGTGTGTGGGCAGTTTCCAACGTGCCCATACATCTCCCCCACCAAGACACCACCCGTCGGGCACGTTGGAAACGTGCCTCCACAAGTTATCCGGCGTTGTTTTGCGGGGGGCCAATCGGCCCCCGCCTTCATTGCTAGACAGACGCGAGGACGGCATTGCTCTGGTTCCGCGCGACCGGGTGTGTGGTGCTAATGGTCCTGTTGGCTGCTCCCGTGATGCTGCCGGTGGTCGAGGCTGCGCAGGGGGTGTCGCGGGCTGAAGGTGAAGAAGTCGGGCGCGTCGCGGGGCTGGCCGCGAACACACTCGGCTTGATCGTCGCGGCGTGTCTGATCGCAGTCCCGGTCGGCGTACTCGCGGCTCTGGTGATCGAGCGAATCCGGGTTCCGGGGCGCGGCCCTTTACGAGCCTTACTGCTGTTGGGCTTGTTCGTGCCGCTTCCGGTCTACGCCGTGGCGTGGCAGGTCGTGCTGGAGAAATGGCTCCCGCCGATGACGTTGGGGCCCGGCCAGGTCGCCTGGCGGCCGTGGGCGCAGGGTCTCTTGCCGGCGGCCTGGGTTCATGGCGTGGCCGCGATCCCGTGGGTCGTCTGGATCGTGACCGCGGGCCTCCGCGGGGCGGACCGGGGACTGGAAGAAGACGCGCTGATGATCGCCGGCCCCCGGGCCGTCGTCCGCCGGGTGCTGATCCCGCGGGCCGCGATCGCGGCGGTCGCGGCGGGCGGGTGGGTCGCCGTCCAGACCGCGACGGAAATCCCGATCACGGACGCGATGATGGTCCGCACGTTCGCGGAAGAAGTGTATACCCAGTTCGTCTCGGCGTCCGAAGGTTTGGCGGGCGCGGTAATCGTTGCACTCCCCGCGTGGGTAATCGCGGTCGTGGTCGGGGGCTGGCTCGCCCGGCGGACCGTCATCTCGTTCGGCCCTCCGCCCGGCGAAGTGGGCCAACCGGTGCCCCTTCGATTCGCTCCAGCGGTACGATGGGTCGCCACGGGAGCTGTCTGGCTGGGCGCGCTCTTGGCGGCTGGGTTGCCGCTACTCGCGCTCGTCTGGAAGGCGGGCGGTGGCACGACGCGGACCGGGTGGACCGTGACCATGCTGTTGGGGGAGATGCGAAAGGTGCTGGTCACGGACGGCATCGTCCTTATGGAAAGTCTCGCGGTCGCGGTAGCGGTGGGTCTCGCGGCTGCTTCGTTGGCCTGGATCGCAAGCTGGCTGGCGACGGGTTCGCGGTGGTTCGCCCGTTTTCTTTTTGTCCTGTGCGTGGTCCTGGCGGTTGCCCCGGGGCCGGTGGTCGGCCTGGGGATGAAGACCGCGATCGGTCAGCTCGTCGATGTCGAGGCCTGGTTTTTCGCCCAACTTGGCTCCGCGCCGACGTTTTTCCCGATTCGATCCACTTTGTACGACCAACCGTCTCCGGTGCCGGGTGCGTGGGCGACCCTGGTCCGATACTTCCCGGTCGCCGTTGTTGTCCTCTGGCCGGCTCTGCGAGCCATTCCGCGTGACCTTCTCGACCAGGCGAAAATCGACGGCGTGGGTGTGACCGGCGAATGGCGGCTCGTGATCGTCCCACTTACCGGGGTGGCGTTTGCGCGGGCCACGATCGCGGTGAGTGCGCTAGCCCTTGGGGAAGTGAGTGCGTCCAAACTGGTGCACACTCCGGGATGGTCCGCTTACATCCTTCGGCTGTTCGACCAGATGCACTACGGTGCCGAGTCGACGGTAGCCGCACTCTGTCTCGCCCAAATCGCCGCCACCGCGGCCGCGGCAGGGTTGGCGATGTGGGCGATGGGCGGAGCGCTGATGCGACCGCCCACGACTCACGTTGCCGAACCCGCGGAAGAGTTTCTTGACACTGCCCGGAGGTAGGCGAACGCAAGAGCTAGCCAGCGACTTGCCAATTGTCGCAGCAGAACCGGATCTTAAACACAGCTACGTACAGAAGCGCAATCGCTGGGAAAAAAAGCTGCTGGGATTCGGACCCTCGCAGCAAACGTGGTTCTGGTGGCAAGAAGCAGCCGGTATGAGAACCGTGGTTTGCTGGAAAGATCTTTCTACCCGCGCCTTCCAAATACTTCCTATTTATATCGATTACGAAGTGCGAATTATCCGCCAGTAGGCCTCGCCTGACGGCGAAGCGTTTCTACCGCTTCGATAATTGGATCTGGCTGAGCAGGTAGCGTATCCCATTCTTTCCAGAAGTCGCGAGTCGCACTTTCGGGACAGACAGTTGGCTTATCCAACTTTATGCGGGTCGGCAACATAACTGCGTCCCCCAAAACTAACGCTTCTCCTATGTCAAGCAGAGGTAAAATATCAATCGCCCCGCCATCGAATCCGGCATAAGCCGACGCACAACCGACTGATCTTCGTCGTTAGTCAAACGCAAAGCCAAAAAATTATTGCACTGACTAAGAATCGTACGGCTCACGTCGGCAGGTCGTTGGCTAACCACGAGCAATGAAACTCCATACTTGCGACCCTCTTTGGCAATGCGCTCAAAGGATTCCAGAGCGCGACGCTCAACTTCTGTTGCATCACTTTTGACTGGCAAATAAAGGTGCGCTTCATCACAAACAAGCGTGAATGGTGTTCGTTGCAGTGGTGCCGTCCAAAATTGTACGTGATACAACAACCTTGCAAACAATCCCACCACAATAGGTAACACATCGGATGGGACTTCTGAGAAGTCTACAATTTTAATGCCCCGGTGCGATTGATTTGAGCCAAGCAGCTTTACCATTTGTGAACTCAGCCAGTCGTACTCAGAAGTCTTTGACGGTGGCTGAAATAAAAATCCGTACCGCCGGTCTTCGATTTTTGATTGCAATCGGGAGATAAAACGAGTTAGCTTTCCTCCCATTCTCCCTTTATTTCTCTACCACCAGAGCCCGTACTTTTTTGCTTATCATCTTTTTCCAGCAGATTCAGAAGATCATTAATTGCGTAAGGAATAGGCGAATCAACCGTAAAGGTATTCTGCACATCATTTTTTCCTTCTGCCGATAAACGTTCGCCCTTCAATGCGCGTACATGAGCAGTAAAGCGAGATGCTTGATTCGGGGCATTTTGATCACTACGATCCAAAATCATTGACAGCATTTCTTCCCTATTTAATAACCAATATGGAAGAAACAAAACGCCATCGGCTGGAGCACGCAAATCACCCGGCCCTGCAACACGAAATCCTTGCGCAAAATTACCCTCTCCTTGAGTAAGAGGGCTGTACTCGCCATGCATGTCAAGGACAATAATGTTGGGGTATTTTAGTTGTTTGGCACGTTCGAGAAGCAAGGCTACCGCCCAACTTTTACCTGACCCCGTACTTCCAAGAATCGCCGCATGTCGCTGGAAGAGTTTGTCTCCGCATGCAATCGCCAGAGCAGTTGGGTCATTGACAAAATGTCCAAGTCTCAATTGCGATTCTACAGGTATATCTGCCGCCAATAAGCCCATAAACATTTGAAGATTGTGTCCATCGATCAGATAGCATTCTCGGCCTATCTGCGGAAAAGAATCCGCTCCACGCTTAAATGTGTTAGTAGCGTCGCCATGCACGGTTCTATAAGTACCAATAAGCACAGCACGAATCAAATCCTCAAATCGTGTTGTTTCTCCAATCTCATTATTATCTTCATCGTGATCCAAATGCACCCCATCCTTCGCCGAACGGGTCAGACGCTCTACCATGCCGATCAATAGTTCGTGTTGTGTAGAGCCGCGAATTGCCAGAAGGTTACCCACGCAGAGACGGGATGCGTGTTCAGGGTCGCTCACCTCAATAGCAACCCTGCTGGTATCAACAGCAACAACACTACCAATGTCTTCGCCATCATCAAAGACAAATATTGGCCTGCTCACGATTTGAATACCTCGCTGATAAGCCCAAACACATCCCACATGCCACTATTTGGGATAAAATCATCGCTCGATCGAGTTATGCATCTTGTCCCAAATGTGGCCCACTTGCCCCTTGTACTAAGGCGATAGCCTTGGGACTTTCTCTTATCATCTTCTCTGCATTTGCCGTAAGCCCCATTGCCATAATAACAGCAGGCTTACCATCACGAAGTCGCTGAGAGAGGTGCGTCTCTAGGTGATTGTCATTAAATCCATAACCGATAATTAAAAAACGACTCGCATTATCGATTGCATCATTAGCTTTTTCACGATGCCGATCAAATGGTTCATGATAGCCGGCAGCATACTTACTTAGGCCCGGAGTAATAATCAACGGCGATTCATCTAGTTCTAGCGAGCACCGTATTGTCTCGTCTTCAATCCGATACCAGTCAAGACTGCCATGCGGCTTGTACAGCCTAATTCGATCGAGCCATTTCAAGTTATGCTTTCTTCCGCGAATCTGTATCGATTTTGCACAAATATATTTTGCAGTTTCCGGTTCATATATTCCGCTATAGTGTCCGACAAACATAGAATCGGCTGGCTTTCCAGCTTTTTCTACCGCGCATTCTATTAGTCGGTCGTAATTAGTCGTAATAACCGGAAGCCCTGCTGCAGGAATAACCAAGTGCGGCAATAGACGAGTTAACCGCATTTCTTTTCTATTTTTTATGCAATTCTTAACGACACGGCATTCATGCTGTCGGATAAAATTTGCCGTGTGGAGCACGATTGCCGCGACAATATCTGTAGTAGGATTATGTTTACTTAGAGCCGACTCTAGATCAATTCCACTCTTAATATCTGCGTTGATTTCCTGCCATTCTGACACCAACGCGCCATTTTCTA
This is a stretch of genomic DNA from Fimbriiglobus ruber. It encodes these proteins:
- a CDS encoding SIR2 family protein, encoding MNIDELKRTLQNHFTDGLVLIVGSGLSMAEGIPGMKGLGDYLGEHVANGLENGALVSEWQEINADIKSGIDLESALSKHNPTTDIVAAIVLHTANFIRQHECRVVKNCIKNRKEMRLTRLLPHLVIPAAGLPVITTNYDRLIECAVEKAGKPADSMFVGHYSGIYEPETAKYICAKSIQIRGRKHNLKWLDRIRLYKPHGSLDWYRIEDETIRCSLELDESPLIITPGLSKYAAGYHEPFDRHREKANDAIDNASRFLIIGYGFNDNHLETHLSQRLRDGKPAVIMAMGLTANAEKMIRESPKAIALVQGASGPHLGQDA